Proteins co-encoded in one Tautonia rosea genomic window:
- a CDS encoding NAD(P)/FAD-dependent oxidoreductase gives MSLRVANISTPLGEDESALVDHLASRLGVGPSDITRWRILRKSLDARRRDDIRFVYSAEVELADPNAEASLSGSGLAPYTPERFDWPDPGSEPIRHRPVIVGSGPAGLFAAYFLAISGYRPLVLERGRAVKERVADVRSFDHGGAVDPESNYLFGEGGAGTFSDGKLTSRGSGPDVRRVLEVVADCHGKPSVIYEHRPHLGSNRLPLIVRTLRRKIEEAGGEVRFACRVEDLDLLDGRLQGLMTSSGHISTDVVVLATGHSARDTYQMLLRRGVPIAFKPFQFGVRIEQPQESIDRARYGPSAGHPALGAADYELATRAGDRDLFTFCMCAGGYVMGSVAEPGYFCTNGMSESRHDSPFANSGIVMTIGPQDVGSTHPLAGIHFQQRAERASYLIGGRSYSAPIQSVRDFFAGRASSGSLPSSYPRGTVSTDLGLFLPPVVMAALERGLPQFDRSFRGLFLKGATLTGPEARGSSPVRIPRDSTSRESPTVAGLFPCGEGAGYAGGIVSAAVDGLRTARALVGRFAIPQF, from the coding sequence ATGTCCCTTCGCGTTGCCAACATCTCAACCCCTCTCGGTGAAGACGAGTCGGCCCTGGTCGACCATCTCGCCTCCCGGCTGGGCGTGGGTCCGTCCGACATCACTCGATGGCGGATCCTCCGCAAGAGCCTCGACGCTCGGCGACGAGACGATATCCGCTTCGTCTACTCTGCCGAGGTCGAACTTGCCGACCCCAATGCAGAGGCGTCTCTTTCCGGGTCGGGCCTCGCTCCCTATACCCCTGAGCGATTCGACTGGCCCGACCCCGGATCAGAGCCGATCCGCCACCGGCCTGTCATCGTCGGATCGGGGCCGGCCGGTCTCTTCGCCGCTTATTTCCTGGCGATCAGCGGTTACCGACCGCTTGTCCTCGAACGGGGCCGCGCGGTCAAGGAACGCGTAGCCGACGTCCGCTCCTTCGACCACGGCGGGGCGGTCGATCCCGAAAGCAACTACCTGTTCGGTGAGGGAGGCGCCGGGACCTTCAGCGACGGCAAGCTCACCTCTCGTGGCAGCGGGCCCGACGTCCGCCGCGTCCTTGAAGTCGTGGCCGACTGCCACGGCAAGCCCTCGGTCATTTACGAACACCGGCCGCACCTCGGCTCGAACCGCCTTCCCTTGATCGTCCGAACCCTCCGCCGCAAGATCGAGGAAGCCGGCGGCGAGGTTCGCTTCGCCTGTCGTGTCGAGGATCTCGACCTGCTCGACGGCCGCCTTCAGGGGCTGATGACTAGTTCCGGCCACATTTCGACCGATGTGGTCGTACTCGCCACCGGCCACAGCGCCCGAGATACCTACCAGATGCTCCTCCGGCGCGGAGTGCCGATCGCCTTCAAACCGTTCCAGTTCGGCGTCCGGATCGAACAGCCTCAGGAGTCGATCGACCGCGCCCGATACGGCCCTTCCGCTGGCCATCCCGCCCTCGGCGCCGCCGACTACGAGCTTGCCACCCGAGCCGGTGATCGCGACCTCTTTACCTTCTGCATGTGTGCCGGTGGCTATGTGATGGGCTCCGTCGCCGAACCCGGCTACTTCTGCACGAACGGCATGAGCGAGAGTCGGCACGACTCCCCGTTCGCCAATAGCGGGATCGTCATGACCATCGGCCCGCAGGACGTCGGTTCCACTCACCCGCTCGCCGGCATCCATTTTCAGCAGCGGGCCGAGCGCGCATCCTACCTGATTGGTGGCCGATCCTACTCCGCACCGATCCAGTCGGTCCGCGACTTCTTCGCCGGTCGCGCCAGCTCGGGAAGCCTCCCTAGCAGTTACCCCCGAGGGACCGTCTCGACCGACCTCGGCCTGTTCCTCCCTCCGGTCGTCATGGCTGCCCTGGAGCGAGGCTTGCCGCAGTTCGATCGCAGCTTCCGCGGCCTTTTTCTCAAAGGAGCCACCCTGACCGGCCCCGAGGCCCGAGGCAGCTCTCCTGTTCGCATTCCCCGAGACTCAACCTCCCGGGAAAGCCCCACCGTCGCCGGCCTTTTTCCCTGCGGTGAGGGGGCCGGTTACGCCGGAGGGATTGTCAGCGCCGCCGTCGATGGACTCCGCACCGCCCGAGCCCTGGTCGGCCGCTTCGCCATACCCCAGTTCTGA
- a CDS encoding SpoIIE family protein phosphatase, with protein sequence MPFLRRENGEQRGQCIDLKEEAFLIGRAPDCNLVLDPQGVSRRHAQIGVDSGHYYLEDLGSRNTTKLNNQVVPPWQRLPLNPGDRINICDVEFVYLTRMTVPESDASEVIVTDHGGESTIHTLDASSTSSGGTRVSAERKLEAVLDITRNLSSTVQIDAVAPKVLDTLFEIFPSAERAFLILKDPQTDRLLRKAFKHRQLRPARTGLQRLHDGASKDDEAPMNISRSIVNHVLDRKQAVLSQDAGNDANLPVAASIADLKIRSVMCAPLLTPDGQAIGIIQLDTTSARQFQQEDLDLLAAVACQSAISIQNARMYEDMLKQERVNRDLRLAEQVQISFLPDSVPEVSGYQFFAYYHAANNVGGDYYDFVPLPGNRLGIALADVSGKGIPAALMMAKFSGNTRYCILTENAPAPAVTILNDQLCEAGLEEKFITLSLSVLDLDSGKLTLSSAGHLPVLIRRANGRVEEHGVDISGLPLGILPDFPYQQVDVQLERGDVVVIYSDGITDARSPRDEIYHSVDKPRLNNRLAELSGSPEAVGRAILQEIREFSTGEPQADDMTMICFGRV encoded by the coding sequence ATGCCATTCCTCCGCAGAGAGAACGGCGAGCAGCGCGGTCAGTGCATCGACCTCAAGGAGGAGGCGTTCCTGATCGGCCGCGCCCCGGATTGCAATCTGGTGCTCGACCCGCAGGGCGTCAGCCGCCGTCACGCGCAGATCGGCGTCGACTCGGGCCACTACTACCTGGAAGACCTCGGCTCTCGGAATACGACGAAGCTGAACAATCAGGTCGTTCCCCCCTGGCAACGCCTCCCCTTGAATCCCGGCGATCGAATCAATATTTGCGACGTCGAGTTCGTCTATCTCACCCGGATGACCGTACCGGAATCCGATGCCTCTGAGGTCATCGTCACCGATCACGGAGGCGAATCGACCATCCACACCCTCGACGCCTCCTCCACCTCCAGCGGAGGGACCCGCGTCTCTGCCGAGCGCAAGCTCGAAGCCGTGCTCGACATCACACGAAACCTCTCCAGCACGGTCCAGATCGACGCGGTCGCGCCCAAGGTTCTCGACACCCTCTTTGAGATCTTCCCCTCGGCCGAGCGTGCCTTTCTCATTCTGAAAGACCCCCAAACGGATCGATTACTACGCAAGGCCTTCAAGCATCGCCAGCTTCGCCCGGCCCGAACCGGCCTGCAACGACTTCACGATGGGGCCTCAAAGGACGACGAAGCACCGATGAACATCAGTCGGTCGATCGTCAATCACGTCCTCGACCGCAAGCAGGCCGTACTCAGCCAGGATGCCGGGAACGACGCCAACCTCCCGGTCGCCGCCTCCATCGCCGACCTGAAAATCCGGTCGGTCATGTGCGCCCCGTTGCTCACCCCCGACGGCCAGGCAATCGGCATCATTCAGCTCGATACCACCTCGGCCCGCCAGTTTCAGCAGGAAGACCTCGACCTCCTTGCGGCCGTCGCCTGCCAGTCCGCCATCTCCATCCAGAACGCCCGCATGTACGAAGACATGCTGAAACAGGAGCGCGTCAATCGCGACCTTCGCCTGGCCGAGCAAGTCCAGATTAGCTTCCTGCCCGATTCCGTCCCCGAGGTTTCCGGCTACCAGTTCTTCGCTTACTACCACGCCGCCAACAATGTCGGGGGTGATTACTACGACTTCGTCCCGTTGCCCGGCAACCGTCTGGGAATCGCCTTGGCAGACGTCTCCGGCAAAGGAATTCCCGCGGCCCTCATGATGGCCAAGTTTTCCGGCAATACGCGATACTGCATCCTGACCGAGAATGCCCCGGCCCCGGCCGTCACAATCCTCAACGATCAGCTCTGCGAGGCTGGACTCGAAGAAAAGTTCATCACCTTGAGCCTCTCGGTCCTCGACCTCGATAGCGGTAAACTGACTCTCAGCTCCGCTGGGCATCTGCCGGTCCTGATTCGTCGCGCCAATGGTCGGGTTGAGGAACACGGCGTGGACATTTCCGGACTCCCGCTCGGGATTCTTCCTGATTTCCCGTACCAGCAGGTCGATGTCCAGCTCGAACGCGGTGACGTCGTCGTCATTTACTCCGACGGCATCACCGACGCTCGCAGCCCTCGGGATGAAATCTACCACTCCGTCGACAAACCCCGACTGAACAACCGACTCGCCGAGCTTTCCGGAAGCCCGGAAGCCGTGGGCCGGGCCATCCTTCAGGAAATTCGGGAATTCTCCACCGGCGAACCCCAGGCCGACGACATGACCATGATCTGCTTCGGCCGCGTCTAA
- a CDS encoding protein kinase domain-containing protein yields the protein MSDSETTTGWDHSASSGDSSPDLTGKLLGGEFLVERLIGRGGMGEVYLARQQGLNRPVALKVLRPSLVSNPTYLSRFEIEATAVARLNHPNIVQVYTLGRDGDLRFIAMEYVQGTNLRDYLRKKGTVELPLAFSIMRQTCQAMTAASELGLIHRDIKPENLMLTRKGQVKVADFGLCREQGAEALHLTQEGVTLGTPMYMSPEQVRGLSLDHRSDLYSMGVTFYHMLAGVPPFRAETAVAVALKHLQEQPVDLAVHRPDLPPELVKLVMKLMAKKPEDRYESASELDRELLRLRGIVTATQTIPTISTEEPTASPTVPSPSPGPSLTRRAVRAMGQIRLGGGTLSILGGLGLILGAALGWSARPADLLSSGNPTGPAALWMAPAWESIPKQATAQNQLRYAQLLARPSERSAALLAVPGHFPGAEPWVSSSYTHLARSLFDRLDHLGLNALADSLEAEPNAGTHRRRLADICRAASNALEDRPDVALEHLTARAPAPSYLEPALAELALEVAEWARSSPSAGPLTAQWANVREDLLQALRIVTFDPAERFEPGRRRPPTRP from the coding sequence ATGAGTGATTCTGAGACGACCACTGGATGGGACCACTCGGCTTCATCGGGAGACTCCTCACCTGATCTGACGGGCAAGTTGCTCGGTGGCGAGTTTTTGGTCGAACGATTGATCGGCCGGGGAGGGATGGGAGAGGTCTATCTCGCCCGGCAGCAAGGGCTCAATCGGCCGGTCGCGTTGAAGGTGCTCCGGCCCTCCCTGGTTTCCAATCCCACCTACCTGAGCCGATTTGAGATCGAGGCCACCGCGGTGGCCCGGTTGAACCACCCGAACATTGTCCAGGTCTATACCCTCGGGCGAGACGGCGACCTGCGCTTCATCGCCATGGAGTACGTCCAGGGAACGAACCTTCGGGATTACCTCCGGAAAAAAGGGACCGTCGAGCTTCCCCTGGCTTTCTCCATCATGCGGCAAACGTGCCAGGCCATGACCGCGGCCAGCGAGCTGGGACTCATCCACCGCGATATCAAGCCCGAGAACCTGATGCTGACCCGCAAAGGGCAGGTCAAGGTGGCCGACTTCGGCCTCTGCCGAGAACAAGGGGCCGAGGCGCTCCACCTGACTCAGGAGGGTGTCACCCTCGGCACTCCCATGTACATGAGCCCCGAGCAGGTCCGGGGGCTTAGCCTCGACCATCGCAGCGACCTCTACTCGATGGGGGTCACCTTCTACCACATGCTTGCCGGGGTTCCCCCGTTCCGCGCAGAGACGGCCGTGGCAGTGGCCTTGAAACACCTTCAGGAACAACCAGTCGACCTGGCCGTTCACCGGCCTGACCTGCCCCCAGAGCTGGTCAAGCTGGTCATGAAGCTCATGGCCAAGAAGCCCGAAGATCGCTACGAGTCAGCTTCCGAACTCGATCGGGAACTTCTCCGTCTCCGGGGAATCGTCACCGCCACCCAGACGATTCCCACCATCTCGACCGAGGAGCCCACGGCTTCTCCCACGGTTCCCTCGCCAAGCCCTGGACCCTCCCTCACCCGCCGGGCCGTCCGAGCGATGGGGCAGATTCGTCTCGGGGGCGGAACCCTGTCGATCCTTGGGGGCCTTGGTCTGATCCTCGGCGCGGCGTTAGGCTGGTCGGCCCGCCCTGCGGATCTGCTCTCCTCCGGAAATCCGACCGGACCGGCGGCCCTCTGGATGGCTCCCGCCTGGGAATCGATCCCAAAGCAGGCGACGGCTCAAAATCAGCTCCGCTACGCCCAGCTCCTTGCCCGCCCTTCCGAACGATCCGCCGCCCTGCTGGCGGTCCCTGGTCATTTTCCCGGTGCCGAGCCCTGGGTCTCGTCCTCATACACGCACCTGGCTCGCTCCCTGTTCGACCGCCTCGATCATCTCGGATTGAACGCACTGGCCGACTCGCTCGAGGCCGAGCCCAATGCCGGCACCCACCGGCGTCGCCTTGCCGACATCTGCCGAGCCGCGTCGAACGCCCTCGAAGATCGCCCTGACGTTGCCCTCGAACACCTGACGGCCCGAGCCCCGGCCCCTTCGTACCTTGAGCCGGCCCTGGCAGAATTGGCCCTGGAAGTGGCTGAATGGGCTCGGAGTAGTCCCAGCGCCGGCCCCTTGACGGCCCAGTGGGCCAATGTCCGGGAAGATCTCTTGCAGGCGCTTCGGATTGTGACGTTCGATCCCGCTGAACGGTTCGAACCCGGGCGACGACGCCCCCCAACCCGGCCCTGA
- a CDS encoding tetratricopeptide repeat protein — MARSLLEQGQGELAWETLAARVRPDAEAHWLLSRAALQRGDLQTAESALSEARTLGFDDDPMRVEPAVYVGSDRCVSCHGEIGRDQQTSHHASTFTGVADLDQLPIPDEPLADPEDPEVIHSFRRDGDQIIVETSVADERFELVLSHLMGSGHHGFTPVGIDRFGNVVELRLSHYAGDVGWDLTTGHLPRPGFPSEFLGRPLPEHEQQSCLNCHTTHLQTNSSPPQFTVLEGGVRCERCHGPGGNHLAAVEGGFSEPAIVRPRLGSANQVVNLCADCHRASESGPQDESSNPFLVRFQATTFVRSACYTQSPTSAKFDCVSCHNPHRNVETNPTHYDTVCLSCHSDSRSNDFARASRQPQDLASTLFCPIETTQSCVTCHMPPRESSMRHTRFTDHHIRVQADLEGLDLTDPRAEE; from the coding sequence ATGGCCCGGTCGCTCCTGGAACAGGGTCAGGGTGAGCTTGCCTGGGAGACCCTTGCGGCAAGAGTTCGTCCCGACGCCGAAGCTCACTGGCTGCTCAGCAGGGCTGCGCTGCAACGCGGTGATCTGCAAACCGCGGAATCCGCGTTGAGCGAGGCTCGAACTCTCGGTTTCGACGACGATCCGATGCGGGTTGAACCCGCCGTCTATGTCGGCTCGGATCGCTGCGTTTCGTGTCATGGAGAGATCGGTCGAGACCAGCAGACCAGTCACCACGCCAGCACCTTCACCGGTGTCGCAGACCTGGATCAACTCCCCATTCCGGATGAACCCCTCGCCGACCCCGAAGATCCTGAGGTCATTCATTCCTTTCGCAGGGACGGGGACCAGATCATCGTCGAGACCTCGGTTGCGGACGAGCGTTTCGAGTTGGTTCTTTCGCACCTGATGGGATCGGGACACCACGGGTTCACGCCGGTCGGGATCGACCGATTTGGCAATGTGGTCGAACTGCGACTCTCCCACTATGCCGGCGACGTGGGATGGGACCTCACGACCGGTCACCTTCCCCGGCCTGGTTTCCCGTCCGAGTTCCTCGGACGACCACTCCCCGAGCACGAGCAGCAGAGTTGCCTGAACTGCCACACAACCCACCTGCAAACGAACTCATCGCCCCCCCAATTCACAGTCCTTGAGGGTGGAGTCCGATGTGAGCGCTGTCATGGTCCCGGTGGGAACCATCTGGCCGCCGTGGAGGGCGGATTCAGCGAACCTGCGATCGTCCGTCCCCGGCTAGGTTCGGCTAATCAGGTAGTCAACCTGTGCGCAGACTGCCATCGCGCTTCAGAATCAGGCCCTCAGGACGAGTCGAGTAATCCGTTCCTTGTGCGGTTTCAGGCAACGACGTTCGTCAGAAGCGCGTGCTATACCCAGTCGCCGACCTCGGCGAAGTTTGATTGCGTCAGTTGCCACAATCCACACCGAAACGTCGAGACGAACCCCACACACTACGACACCGTCTGTCTTTCCTGTCACTCCGACTCCCGCTCGAACGATTTCGCACGCGCGTCCCGGCAGCCTCAAGACCTCGCCAGCACTCTCTTCTGTCCGATCGAGACCACCCAGAGTTGCGTCACCTGTCACATGCCGCCCCGCGAAAGCTCGATGCGGCATACCCGGTTCACCGATCACCACATCCGGGTCCAGGCCGACCTGGAGGGGCTTGACCTCACGGACCCGCGAGCGGAGGAGTGA
- a CDS encoding prenyltransferase/squalene oxidase repeat-containing protein, translating into MPTLPKRFRPLRRTRIALRRAILRLDQNPPFWTRNLTPWSASLLTHLILIILIAILAFLNPLAEQDNGDPGFQARMADQLTDDLTSLDELDQSGDPFTRLDDPTPSLPIDPTALDPEIVNVPELAARFGPELQASPLEMVVERPDRLILGQAPMATQLGSQAQIAPFSGRSAAMKAALLRREGGTAESEEAVERGLQWLLRHQGPAGNWSLNCLPHCTEGPCPGNDSMNSDTGATGLALLPILGAGHSHVEPGRYQTSIARGLTWLKGAQQPSGELFLGGEGNSRMYSHAIATMALCEAYGVSRDVELLQPARQAVRFIIMAQNQQDGGWRYQPGDAGDTSVFGWQMLALRSASLAGISIPDHVVAACQRYLDSAASDPQGATYGYMPGRKPSPVMTAEALLCRQYLGWRRTTPALRTGAAQVFKDLMTSGDRNIYYWYYATQMLHNLGGKPWEQWNARIREGLIANQVKGEGCDRGSWDPQSPQPDRWGRNAGRHYMTCMSILTLEVYYRYLPLYQERDLRPMSPPPPSDAAD; encoded by the coding sequence ATGCCGACCCTTCCCAAGCGGTTTCGACCTCTCCGCCGAACCCGAATCGCCTTGCGACGGGCCATCCTCCGACTTGATCAGAACCCGCCCTTCTGGACCAGGAATCTCACCCCCTGGTCGGCGAGTCTGCTGACGCACCTGATTCTGATCATCCTGATCGCGATTCTCGCCTTCCTCAACCCCTTGGCCGAGCAGGACAACGGCGATCCCGGTTTCCAGGCCCGCATGGCCGATCAGCTCACCGACGACCTGACCTCCCTCGACGAACTCGACCAATCCGGGGATCCCTTCACCCGACTCGACGACCCGACCCCCTCGCTGCCGATCGATCCAACCGCCCTCGACCCTGAGATCGTGAATGTTCCCGAACTTGCGGCCCGGTTCGGACCCGAACTGCAAGCGAGCCCTCTTGAAATGGTCGTCGAGCGCCCCGATCGCTTGATCCTCGGCCAGGCTCCGATGGCCACGCAACTCGGAAGCCAGGCGCAAATTGCCCCCTTCTCGGGCCGAAGCGCCGCGATGAAAGCTGCGTTGCTTCGTCGAGAAGGGGGAACCGCCGAATCGGAAGAAGCCGTCGAGCGAGGCCTCCAATGGCTGCTCCGGCATCAAGGGCCTGCGGGGAACTGGTCTCTGAACTGCCTGCCCCATTGCACCGAAGGTCCATGCCCGGGAAACGATTCGATGAACTCGGACACGGGCGCGACCGGACTGGCGCTGCTCCCCATTCTCGGCGCAGGTCATTCGCACGTCGAACCCGGCCGCTACCAGACTAGTATCGCCCGCGGCTTGACCTGGCTCAAAGGAGCCCAACAGCCCAGTGGAGAACTGTTCCTCGGCGGCGAAGGCAACTCCCGCATGTACAGCCATGCGATTGCCACGATGGCCCTTTGCGAAGCCTACGGCGTTTCCCGAGATGTCGAGCTTCTGCAACCCGCTCGGCAGGCGGTGCGGTTCATCATCATGGCTCAGAACCAGCAAGACGGCGGCTGGCGTTATCAGCCGGGAGACGCGGGCGATACCTCCGTCTTCGGCTGGCAAATGCTGGCGCTACGAAGCGCCTCACTGGCAGGGATTAGCATCCCTGATCATGTGGTTGCCGCGTGCCAACGCTACCTCGACAGTGCGGCGTCGGATCCGCAGGGTGCAACCTACGGCTACATGCCCGGACGCAAACCGAGCCCAGTCATGACTGCCGAGGCCCTCCTTTGCCGCCAGTACCTCGGCTGGAGACGTACCACCCCGGCCTTGCGCACCGGAGCGGCCCAGGTCTTCAAGGATTTGATGACCTCGGGCGATCGAAACATCTACTACTGGTATTACGCCACGCAAATGCTCCACAACCTCGGCGGCAAACCCTGGGAGCAATGGAATGCTCGGATCCGCGAGGGCCTCATCGCCAACCAGGTCAAGGGTGAAGGGTGCGACCGGGGAAGCTGGGACCCGCAAAGCCCCCAGCCCGACCGCTGGGGACGCAACGCTGGCCGCCACTACATGACCTGCATGTCCATCCTGACCCTCGAAGTCTATTATCGCTATCTCCCGCTGTACCAGGAACGCGACCTCCGACCGATGAGTCCCCCACCCCCCTCTGACGCGGCTGACTGA
- a CDS encoding M16 family metallopeptidase yields MIPFSRPPDIAFQKRTLSNGLDVIVRRDPRLPLVAVNLWYHVGSKNERHGQRGFAHLFEHLMFEGSQHFPGDFFKPLQPKGAYVNGSTSPDRTNYIIDLPTAHLELALAMESDRMGHLLPALSEEKLSIQKGVVQNEYRQNYANRPYGSVPRVLPEALYSPDHPYHWPTIGAMEDVAAASLVQVESFFRRFYVPSNASLCLVGELDEDQAFSVAERYFDSIPGGVPAMLPSLPETIALPSDPILLRDRVELNRLYLTWHTVPQFHPDDAPLGLAADVLARGRSSRLYRKLVLDTQIAQNVSAYQSGRELAGTFGIMVTLRPGQSWEAARDLIDTELASIARHVTPEELQRAQTGRLGALIYALESLGGFGGVADRLNAYNVYLGDPGRITSDFDRFARVTPDQITEVMRRVIAGEDGTTTPRVELVVLGRNRSSTPEPIDRAQPPPAASPVAFRAPVPERLRLRCGAELWAIARRDLPVITASLAVPGGAGVVAPDRAGLASLTAAMLDEGTTTRSASDLAIEAESIATSLWASAGWDGSYIGLRCLTANLEKSLDLAIDILRHPTFPEAEWNRIQHQTLAALQARRDRAETLAALALLRTLYGEDHPYQVPADGTIGSVEQLDREHLRQFHSDRYLPVGSAWIVAGDIDPEAIARQLDDRLGDWSGTAPEPIPPSAPPSASRRRILLVDRPDAPQANVRVGQIGLHRRADDYLDAIVLNQILGGQFSSRLNESLRERRGMTYGVRSAFDARRGAGPFTVSAAVQSDRAAEAVEEIVREIERLLGDRPPSDRELDDAKRSLLEGHARHFETPSDLVSRFASLFLHGLPADHHARFAERLDAVSLDSMARAASRRLRPEGLVAVVVADADDVLGPLEALGWGPVERIDVSE; encoded by the coding sequence ATGATTCCCTTCTCCCGGCCTCCCGACATCGCATTTCAGAAGCGCACTCTCTCGAACGGACTCGATGTCATCGTTCGCCGAGACCCTCGCCTGCCCCTCGTGGCCGTGAACCTCTGGTATCACGTTGGCTCGAAGAACGAACGGCACGGCCAGCGCGGTTTCGCCCATCTGTTCGAACATCTCATGTTCGAGGGGTCGCAGCATTTCCCTGGCGATTTCTTTAAACCGCTCCAGCCGAAAGGGGCCTACGTCAACGGCTCGACCTCTCCCGACCGCACCAATTACATCATTGATCTGCCGACGGCCCACCTGGAACTGGCCCTGGCGATGGAATCGGATCGGATGGGCCATCTCCTCCCGGCGCTGAGCGAAGAAAAGCTGAGCATCCAGAAAGGGGTTGTCCAGAACGAATACCGACAAAACTACGCAAATCGCCCGTATGGCAGTGTTCCTCGGGTCTTGCCTGAAGCCCTCTATTCGCCCGATCACCCCTATCATTGGCCGACCATCGGTGCCATGGAAGACGTGGCCGCGGCCTCCCTGGTCCAGGTGGAATCGTTCTTCCGACGGTTCTATGTTCCCAGCAACGCCAGTCTTTGCCTCGTCGGCGAGCTTGACGAGGATCAGGCCTTCTCGGTCGCGGAACGATACTTCGACTCGATTCCGGGCGGCGTCCCCGCGATGCTTCCGTCACTTCCAGAGACCATCGCCCTGCCGAGCGATCCGATCCTCCTGCGAGATCGGGTCGAGTTGAACCGTCTTTACCTGACCTGGCACACCGTCCCCCAGTTCCACCCTGACGACGCCCCTCTGGGACTCGCCGCCGACGTGCTGGCCCGGGGCCGATCGAGCCGACTCTACCGCAAGCTCGTCCTCGATACCCAAATCGCCCAGAACGTTTCGGCCTACCAGTCCGGCCGAGAGCTGGCCGGAACCTTCGGCATCATGGTCACGCTCCGACCGGGACAGTCCTGGGAAGCCGCCCGAGACCTGATCGACACCGAACTGGCCAGCATTGCCCGGCACGTCACTCCTGAGGAGTTGCAACGCGCCCAGACCGGCAGGCTCGGCGCCTTGATTTACGCCTTGGAGTCGCTCGGCGGCTTCGGTGGTGTGGCCGATCGACTCAACGCGTACAACGTCTATCTCGGGGACCCGGGTAGGATTACGTCCGATTTCGATCGTTTCGCTCGGGTCACTCCCGATCAGATCACCGAGGTCATGCGTCGCGTGATCGCTGGAGAAGATGGCACGACGACCCCTCGGGTTGAGCTGGTCGTCCTCGGTCGAAACCGGTCATCGACGCCCGAGCCGATCGACCGAGCACAACCGCCGCCCGCCGCGTCTCCCGTGGCCTTCCGGGCACCGGTTCCCGAGCGATTGCGTCTCAGATGCGGTGCTGAGCTTTGGGCGATCGCGCGGCGCGATCTTCCGGTCATTACCGCCAGCCTCGCCGTTCCCGGAGGAGCTGGGGTCGTCGCTCCCGATCGGGCCGGGCTGGCCAGCCTGACCGCAGCGATGCTCGACGAGGGAACCACGACCCGATCGGCTTCTGATCTGGCGATCGAGGCCGAATCGATCGCCACCAGCCTCTGGGCCTCAGCCGGTTGGGATGGTTCTTACATCGGCCTGCGATGCCTGACGGCGAACCTCGAGAAGAGCCTCGACCTGGCCATTGACATCCTTCGTCATCCGACCTTCCCCGAGGCCGAGTGGAACCGCATCCAGCATCAAACCCTCGCCGCGCTTCAAGCCCGGCGAGACCGAGCGGAGACACTCGCAGCCCTCGCACTCCTCCGGACCCTTTATGGCGAGGATCATCCCTATCAAGTCCCGGCAGATGGCACCATCGGATCGGTCGAGCAGCTCGACCGGGAGCACCTGCGACAGTTTCACTCGGATCGCTACCTCCCCGTCGGATCAGCCTGGATCGTCGCAGGAGACATCGACCCGGAGGCAATCGCCCGGCAACTTGATGATCGTCTCGGCGACTGGTCCGGAACCGCTCCCGAGCCGATTCCTCCCAGCGCTCCGCCCTCAGCGTCTCGCCGCAGAATTCTTCTGGTCGACCGTCCCGACGCTCCTCAGGCAAACGTCCGGGTCGGTCAGATCGGCTTGCATCGACGAGCAGACGATTACCTCGATGCCATTGTCTTGAACCAGATTCTTGGCGGTCAGTTTTCCTCTCGGCTCAACGAGTCGCTCCGGGAACGTCGGGGGATGACCTACGGGGTTCGCAGCGCCTTCGATGCCCGGCGCGGAGCCGGTCCATTCACCGTCTCAGCGGCCGTGCAGAGTGACCGAGCTGCGGAGGCGGTCGAGGAAATCGTCCGGGAGATCGAACGTTTGCTCGGCGATCGGCCCCCCTCGGATCGCGAACTCGACGACGCAAAGCGAAGTCTTCTTGAAGGCCACGCCCGGCACTTCGAAACCCCTTCGGACCTGGTTTCCCGCTTTGCCAGTCTGTTCCTGCACGGCTTGCCAGCAGACCACCACGCCCGGTTCGCGGAACGCCTGGATGCCGTGAGCCTCGACTCAATGGCTCGGGCCGCCTCCCGTCGCCTTCGTCCGGAAGGATTGGTCGCGGTCGTGGTGGCCGACGCAGACGACGTCCTCGGCCCGCTCGAAGCCCTCGGCTGGGGACCGGTCGAGCGGATCGACGTGTCCGAATGA